One window of the Candidatus Chryseobacterium colombiense genome contains the following:
- a CDS encoding DUF1573 domain-containing protein, translated as MKKLIAGIALFGTFAVASAQSITFDTTTFDYGAIKPGADGTRFFNVTNTGDKPLIISNVKPSCGCTTPEFSTDPILPGKSAKIKVGYNTANPGAFNKMIEVFSNDPVNSRSVIYIKGNVDPNAPEPKPLTPEELKAKEKAEKKAAKVAAKEAKKAAAAK; from the coding sequence ATGAAAAAATTAATTGCAGGAATTGCATTATTCGGGACATTTGCTGTTGCATCTGCACAAAGCATCACTTTCGATACTACTACATTTGACTATGGTGCTATTAAACCGGGAGCTGATGGAACAAGATTTTTTAATGTAACGAATACTGGAGATAAGCCTTTGATTATTTCAAACGTAAAGCCATCTTGCGGATGTACTACTCCTGAATTCAGCACAGATCCTATTCTTCCTGGAAAATCTGCGAAAATTAAAGTTGGATACAACACGGCTAATCCTGGTGCTTTCAACAAAATGATCGAAGTATTTTCTAATGATCCGGTAAACAGCAGAAGCGTAATCTATATTAAAGGTAACGTAGATCCTAATGCTCCTGAGCCAAAGCCTTTGACTCCTGAAGAGCTAAAAGCAAAAGAAAAGGCTGAGAAAAAAGCGGCTAAAGTAGCTGCCAAAGAAGCTAAAAAAGCTGCAGCTGCAAAGTAA
- a CDS encoding DUF4241 domain-containing protein — protein MTHLENIQKLFSKNFVESPLLESFEVGKIYLSSGKLVSCDPLITNDMQPFATEFPKGDFSVLLHKERESNCVAYAEIIFSNSEIAEWKMATTAGQNEKDLADGEVFGYPVESGMGCFMDVDTQNSLNELEQKLYKNKGADFMGIYEEFFHEYFFDENGAIDQYAFLKPLEDHPGTIFAFETGYGEGFYASYIAYNKNGEPVKIVTEFIEVLVG, from the coding sequence ATGACACATTTAGAAAATATACAAAAATTATTCTCGAAAAATTTCGTGGAAAGTCCTTTGTTGGAAAGCTTCGAAGTTGGGAAAATCTACCTTTCAAGCGGAAAGCTTGTGTCTTGTGATCCTCTGATTACAAACGACATGCAGCCTTTCGCAACAGAATTTCCAAAGGGAGACTTTTCTGTTTTACTGCACAAAGAAAGAGAAAGCAATTGTGTAGCTTATGCTGAAATTATTTTTAGCAACTCAGAGATTGCTGAATGGAAAATGGCAACAACTGCCGGACAAAATGAAAAAGATCTGGCCGATGGAGAAGTTTTTGGTTATCCTGTAGAAAGCGGAATGGGCTGCTTTATGGATGTTGATACGCAAAACAGCCTTAATGAGCTGGAACAGAAATTATACAAAAATAAGGGAGCTGACTTCATGGGAATTTATGAAGAGTTTTTCCATGAATATTTCTTTGATGAAAACGGAGCGATCGATCAGTATGCATTCTTAAAACCTTTGGAAGATCATCCGGGAACTATTTTTGCTTTTGAAACCGGGTATGGAGAAGGATTTTATGCGAGCTATATTGCTTATAATAAAAACGGGGAACCGGTTAAAATTGTAACGGAGTTTATAGAAGTGCTTGTGGGCTAA
- a CDS encoding AMP-binding protein, whose translation MPLSYVHGASNIPLLGQTIGANLKNTVEKFPHQEALICVHQNYRATYQEFYNQTTAVAKALIFLGAKAGDRIGIWSTNRYEWVLLQYATARIGTILVNINPAYRTSELIFVINQSEMSHIFSSLAFKSSDYKAMITDAREFCPTLKSEIFFDDNWEDFLNNGQEISDDVLHSYEEHVQFDDPVNIQYTSGTTGFPKGVTLSHHNILNNGYFIGIRLKYTEKDRVCIPVPFYHCFGMVIGNMCCTSHGACMVIPNDSFDPDITLKVVSDEKCTSLYGVPTMFIAELAVKDFDSFDFSNLRTGVMAGSVCPPEIMKKVESLMNIKEMSICYGMTETSPVSTQTLIGTPFEKQVNTVGTVQNHLEIKIIDENGKILKRGEHGELCTRGYSVMLKYWNDTENTKKVIDDGRWMHTGDMAVMDEEGYITISGRIKDLIIRGGENISPKEIEDFLYTYPNILDVQIIGVPSEKFGEEVMAWVKVRKGFNVTEDELLNYCKGRIAHYKVPKYWKFVEEFPMTISGKIRKVEMREVSMKELGLEHIKE comes from the coding sequence ATGCCTTTATCTTACGTTCATGGAGCATCTAATATTCCGTTATTGGGACAGACTATTGGAGCTAATCTAAAAAATACCGTAGAAAAATTTCCACATCAAGAAGCATTGATCTGTGTACACCAAAATTACCGCGCCACTTATCAGGAATTTTATAACCAAACCACTGCTGTTGCAAAAGCCCTTATATTTTTGGGAGCAAAAGCGGGCGACAGAATCGGAATTTGGTCTACTAACCGCTATGAATGGGTTCTTTTACAATATGCCACAGCCAGAATCGGTACTATTCTGGTTAATATTAACCCTGCATACAGAACCAGTGAGCTGATCTTTGTGATCAATCAGTCCGAAATGTCACACATTTTCTCCTCTTTAGCCTTTAAATCAAGTGATTACAAAGCAATGATTACTGATGCCAGAGAATTCTGCCCTACTCTAAAATCAGAAATTTTCTTTGATGACAATTGGGAAGATTTTTTAAATAACGGACAGGAAATCTCTGACGATGTTTTACACAGCTATGAAGAACATGTTCAATTTGATGATCCGGTAAATATTCAATATACATCAGGAACAACAGGTTTTCCTAAAGGCGTGACCCTTTCCCATCATAATATTCTGAATAACGGATATTTTATCGGAATACGATTAAAATACACGGAAAAAGACAGAGTTTGTATTCCTGTTCCTTTTTACCATTGCTTCGGAATGGTAATCGGAAATATGTGCTGTACTTCTCACGGAGCCTGCATGGTGATTCCAAACGACAGCTTTGATCCCGATATTACCTTAAAAGTGGTTTCTGATGAAAAATGCACCTCTTTATATGGAGTTCCCACCATGTTTATCGCTGAACTGGCCGTAAAAGATTTTGATAGTTTCGATTTTTCAAATTTAAGAACCGGTGTAATGGCGGGTTCTGTCTGTCCGCCTGAGATCATGAAAAAAGTAGAAAGCCTTATGAACATCAAAGAAATGAGCATCTGTTATGGAATGACGGAAACCTCCCCTGTTTCCACCCAGACTTTAATTGGAACGCCTTTTGAAAAACAGGTAAATACGGTAGGAACTGTCCAAAACCATTTAGAAATAAAAATCATTGATGAAAACGGGAAAATCCTTAAACGTGGGGAACATGGAGAACTCTGCACAAGAGGATATTCTGTCATGTTAAAATACTGGAACGATACTGAAAACACCAAAAAAGTTATTGATGACGGACGGTGGATGCATACAGGAGATATGGCCGTGATGGATGAAGAAGGCTACATCACCATTTCCGGAAGAATTAAAGATCTGATTATCCGGGGTGGAGAAAATATCTCCCCCAAAGAAATTGAAGACTTTCTATATACATATCCTAACATTTTAGATGTCCAAATCATCGGAGTTCCCAGTGAAAAGTTTGGAGAAGAAGTCATGGCATGGGTAAAGGTAAGAAAAGGATTCAATGTAACAGAAGATGAACTTTTAAACTATTGCAAAGGAAGAATTGCCCATTATAAAGTTCCAAAATACTGGAAATTTGTAGAAGAATTCCCGATGACGATCTCAGGAAAGATAAGAAAAGTAGAGATGAGAGAGGTCTCC
- a CDS encoding valine--tRNA ligase: MQISEKYNPQETEQKWYNYWLENKYFHSEPNDKPPYTVVIPPPNVTGILHMGHMLNNTIQDVLVRRARMQGFNACWVPGTDHASIATEAKVVAKLKSEGVSKSDITREEFLKHAWDWTDKYGGTILEQLKKLGCSCDWDRTRFTMEPKLSQQVIKSFVDLYNKGLIYRGYRMVNWDPEAKTNISDEEVIFKEQNGKLYFLKYKIEDSEEFLSVATTRPETIFGDTAVCINPNDERYAHLKGKKVIVPIVDRVIPIIEDEYVDIEFGTGALKITPAHDINDYEIGQKHNLQMIDALDDDGNLNDYGLHYAGKNRFEVRKQIAKELEEKDLLLKAEDYVNKVGTSERTGAVIEPKVSVQWFLKMSEIGKPALDVVMNDEVKFYPEKFKNTYKHWMENIRDWNISRQLWWGQQIPAYYYGDGENDFVVAETIEEALELAKQKTNNDQLTTNNLKQDEDALDTWFSSWLWPMSVFDGLLDPENKDINYYYPTSDLVTGPDIIFFWVARMIMAGLEYRKEVPFKNVYFTGIVRDKQRRKMSKSLGNSPDPLELMDKYGADGVRVGILLSSAAGNDLLFDEDLMLQGRNFMTKIWSAFRLINMWNHEDKPANSTEIQTIEWFENKLNRTIVEINDQFEKFRISDALHLIYKLIWDDFCGWYLEAIKPNYGEGISKEVYNKTVALFEELMKLVHPFLPFQSEEIWQLIAERKADEALVIAQQKKAEAFSEDIIKNFETASEIISGVRNYRQTKGISPREAAIIYTNASEFANESVIKKLANVSEIHFGTKTDKPSFTFLVGSTEISIPLSENLDLEEEKIKTEEELKYLKGFLISVDKKLSNEKFVANAKPEIVEVERKKQKDALDKIAILEEKLKSL, encoded by the coding sequence ATGCAGATTTCAGAAAAGTACAATCCACAGGAAACAGAACAAAAGTGGTACAATTACTGGTTGGAAAACAAATATTTCCATTCAGAGCCGAATGACAAGCCGCCTTACACTGTTGTAATTCCTCCACCCAACGTTACGGGGATCTTACACATGGGGCATATGCTGAACAATACCATTCAAGATGTTCTGGTCCGCCGTGCAAGAATGCAGGGCTTCAATGCTTGTTGGGTTCCGGGAACAGATCACGCTTCAATTGCTACTGAAGCTAAAGTTGTTGCTAAACTGAAATCAGAAGGGGTCAGTAAATCTGATATTACCCGCGAAGAATTCTTAAAACATGCTTGGGACTGGACGGATAAATATGGAGGGACAATTCTTGAGCAGTTGAAAAAACTAGGTTGTTCTTGTGACTGGGACAGAACACGTTTCACGATGGAGCCTAAACTTTCTCAGCAGGTAATCAAATCTTTTGTTGATCTATATAATAAAGGACTGATTTATCGTGGGTATAGAATGGTAAACTGGGATCCGGAAGCAAAAACCAATATTTCTGATGAAGAAGTAATTTTTAAAGAGCAAAACGGAAAACTTTATTTCTTAAAATATAAGATCGAAGATTCGGAAGAATTTCTTTCGGTGGCTACTACGCGTCCGGAAACTATTTTCGGGGATACTGCGGTTTGTATCAATCCTAATGATGAGCGATATGCTCATTTGAAAGGTAAGAAAGTAATCGTACCGATTGTTGACAGAGTAATTCCGATTATCGAAGATGAATACGTTGATATCGAATTCGGAACGGGAGCATTGAAAATTACGCCTGCTCATGACATTAATGACTATGAGATCGGACAGAAGCACAATCTCCAGATGATTGATGCTTTGGATGATGATGGAAATCTGAATGATTATGGCTTGCATTACGCAGGGAAAAACAGATTTGAAGTAAGAAAGCAGATCGCAAAAGAACTGGAAGAAAAAGATCTTTTGCTAAAAGCAGAAGACTATGTGAATAAAGTAGGGACTTCAGAAAGAACAGGTGCGGTGATTGAGCCTAAAGTTTCTGTTCAGTGGTTCTTGAAAATGTCTGAAATCGGGAAACCTGCTTTGGATGTTGTAATGAATGATGAGGTTAAATTTTATCCCGAGAAGTTTAAAAATACCTATAAGCACTGGATGGAGAACATCCGTGACTGGAATATTTCCCGTCAGCTTTGGTGGGGACAGCAAATTCCTGCTTATTACTATGGAGACGGAGAAAATGACTTTGTAGTTGCAGAAACTATCGAAGAAGCACTTGAACTTGCGAAGCAAAAAACCAACAACGATCAACTAACAACCAATAACTTAAAACAAGACGAAGACGCTCTTGATACATGGTTTTCTTCATGGTTATGGCCAATGTCCGTTTTCGACGGATTGCTTGATCCTGAAAATAAAGATATTAATTATTATTATCCGACTTCCGACTTGGTAACAGGTCCGGATATTATCTTCTTTTGGGTAGCAAGAATGATCATGGCAGGATTGGAATACAGAAAAGAAGTTCCGTTCAAAAATGTTTATTTCACAGGGATTGTAAGAGATAAGCAGAGAAGAAAAATGTCAAAATCTCTTGGAAACTCACCGGATCCGTTGGAACTGATGGACAAATATGGTGCAGATGGAGTTCGTGTAGGAATTTTATTAAGTTCTGCGGCAGGAAATGATCTTCTTTTTGATGAAGATTTGATGCTGCAAGGAAGAAATTTCATGACGAAAATATGGAGTGCATTCCGTCTGATCAACATGTGGAATCATGAAGATAAACCAGCAAATAGTACAGAAATTCAGACCATAGAATGGTTTGAAAATAAATTAAATAGAACAATTGTTGAAATTAATGATCAGTTTGAAAAATTCAGAATTTCTGATGCTTTACATTTGATCTATAAACTCATTTGGGATGATTTCTGTGGATGGTATTTAGAAGCTATTAAGCCCAACTACGGAGAAGGAATTTCTAAAGAAGTTTATAACAAAACAGTTGCTCTTTTCGAAGAATTAATGAAATTGGTTCATCCATTTTTGCCATTCCAGTCAGAAGAAATCTGGCAGTTGATTGCTGAGAGAAAAGCTGATGAGGCTTTAGTTATTGCTCAACAGAAAAAAGCAGAAGCATTTAGTGAAGATATTATTAAAAACTTCGAAACAGCATCTGAGATTATTTCTGGAGTTAGAAATTACCGTCAGACAAAAGGAATTTCACCAAGAGAAGCTGCAATAATTTATACAAACGCTTCAGAATTCGCGAATGAATCGGTAATTAAAAAATTGGCAAACGTTTCTGAAATCCATTTTGGAACGAAAACCGATAAACCTAGTTTTACATTCCTGGTTGGTTCAACGGAAATTTCAATTCCTTTAAGTGAAAACCTGGATTTAGAAGAAGAGAAAATCAAGACTGAAGAAGAATTGAAATATTTAAAAGGATTCCTGATTTCGGTAGATAAAAAGCTTTCTAATGAAAAGTTTGTTGCCAATGCAAAACCAGAGATTGTAGAAGTTGAGCGCAAAAAGCAAAAAGATGCTCTTGATAAGATTGCGATCTTAGAAGAAAAGCTGAAAAGTTTGTAA
- a CDS encoding polyphosphate kinase 2 family protein, translating to MDKDFSDDFLIKGSFSIKKASTQYKGKLTKEEGESLLIKEKEKLRELQEKLYSDGSQSLLVVLQAMDAAGKDSLVEHVFGGVNPQGCNVTSFKTPSSKEYSHDFLWRHYLALPQKGMIGIFNRSHYESVLVCKVHPEYNLSEKTWKSVKDFDKKFWENRYESIRNFEKHLSQNGTTIIKIFLNVSKDEQKKRFLDRINEQEKNWKFSMGDLPERALFDQYMMCYEEAINETSKDYAPWYVLPADNKWFARVAAIQIIIDTMEKMNLKYPQLSEKDKQELKDAKKQLENE from the coding sequence ATGGATAAAGATTTTTCAGATGATTTTCTCATTAAAGGAAGTTTTTCTATAAAAAAAGCTTCAACTCAATATAAAGGAAAACTTACTAAGGAAGAAGGAGAATCACTTCTTATCAAGGAAAAAGAAAAGCTGCGTGAACTACAGGAAAAACTGTATTCAGACGGAAGCCAATCTCTTCTCGTTGTCCTACAGGCAATGGATGCTGCAGGAAAAGATAGCTTAGTGGAACATGTTTTCGGCGGAGTGAATCCGCAGGGCTGTAATGTGACAAGTTTTAAAACTCCGAGTTCAAAAGAATATTCCCACGATTTTTTATGGAGACATTATTTGGCATTACCACAAAAAGGAATGATCGGGATTTTTAACCGTTCCCATTATGAAAGTGTTTTGGTATGCAAAGTTCATCCTGAGTACAATTTGAGTGAAAAAACCTGGAAATCCGTAAAAGATTTTGATAAGAAGTTCTGGGAAAACCGCTACGAAAGTATCCGAAATTTTGAAAAACACCTTTCACAAAACGGAACAACAATAATAAAAATATTTTTGAACGTTTCCAAAGATGAGCAAAAGAAGAGATTCCTGGACAGAATCAATGAACAGGAAAAAAACTGGAAATTTTCTATGGGAGATCTTCCGGAGCGGGCTTTATTTGATCAATATATGATGTGTTATGAAGAGGCCATCAACGAAACTTCAAAAGATTACGCACCATGGTATGTTTTACCGGCAGATAATAAATGGTTTGCAAGAGTAGCTGCTATTCAGATCATTATTGACACCATGGAAAAAATGAATTTAAAATATCCACAACTTTCAGAAAAAGATAAACAGGAACTGAAAGATGCAAAAAAGCAGTTGGAAAATGAATAA
- a CDS encoding beta-carotene 15,15'-monooxygenase, giving the protein MPEFDLDSFKKTWQEQPVQEKYDNTEILQMLNKKSRNYVKYIFWISVVELLFFSGIGLFYVIKGDESNSFLKLLERLGAQKTPEIIANFDTIYFAIKILSLLVTAYFVFKFYQNYHKIKIEENLKGLITRIIQFKKTVNAFILISIAILLLFIMTFTAFIFYALNSQNIEPKGSDLMIVIGIIMVSTILCVLLIWLYYKLVYGIIIRKLDKNLKQLKDIDSQEI; this is encoded by the coding sequence ATGCCTGAATTTGATTTAGACAGCTTTAAGAAAACATGGCAAGAACAGCCTGTTCAAGAAAAATACGACAACACTGAGATTCTTCAGATGCTGAATAAAAAATCACGTAATTACGTTAAATATATTTTCTGGATCAGCGTTGTAGAGTTATTATTCTTTTCCGGCATAGGGTTATTTTACGTTATAAAAGGAGACGAGTCCAATAGTTTTTTAAAGCTTCTGGAGAGATTGGGAGCACAAAAAACCCCGGAAATCATTGCCAATTTTGATACCATTTATTTTGCTATAAAAATTTTAAGCTTACTTGTTACAGCTTATTTCGTCTTTAAATTCTATCAAAACTATCACAAGATAAAAATTGAGGAAAATCTAAAGGGGCTTATTACCCGTATCATTCAATTTAAGAAAACTGTAAATGCTTTTATTTTAATAAGTATCGCCATATTACTTTTATTTATCATGACATTCACAGCATTCATTTTTTATGCATTGAATTCCCAAAACATAGAGCCAAAAGGCTCAGACCTTATGATCGTCATTGGTATAATTATGGTGAGTACAATATTATGCGTACTACTTATCTGGCTATACTATAAGCTTGTTTACGGAATTATCATCAGAAAACTTGACAAAAATCTAAAACAGCTGAAAGATATAGATTCACAGGAAATTTAA
- a CDS encoding sigma-70 family RNA polymerase sigma factor → MGSKEKEFAQLIKDNQGLIIKVSRLYTNSLEDEEDLFQEIVLQLWRSYGSFKGNSKISTWMYRVALNTAITLFRKKSKSPLTNELDINHKDFVEDDDEKQQQISLLYTVIKTLPNIERAIVMMYLDDLPYKDIAENLGITEVNARVKMNRLKKTLKEKMEKYA, encoded by the coding sequence TTGGGTTCAAAAGAAAAAGAATTTGCACAGCTTATTAAAGATAATCAGGGATTGATTATCAAAGTTTCGCGTCTTTATACCAATTCTCTTGAGGATGAAGAAGATCTTTTCCAGGAGATCGTCTTACAGCTTTGGAGAAGCTATGGCTCCTTTAAAGGAAATTCTAAAATTTCTACCTGGATGTATCGTGTGGCTTTAAACACTGCGATTACGCTTTTCAGAAAAAAAAGCAAAAGCCCGCTTACGAACGAACTGGATATTAATCACAAAGATTTTGTAGAGGATGACGATGAGAAACAGCAACAGATTTCTCTTTTATATACCGTGATTAAAACCCTTCCCAATATAGAGAGAGCCATCGTCATGATGTATCTGGATGATTTGCCTTATAAGGATATTGCAGAAAACCTCGGGATCACCGAAGTCAATGCGCGTGTGAAAATGAACAGATTAAAGAAAACCCTTAAAGAAAAGATGGAAAAATATGCCTGA
- a CDS encoding alpha/beta hydrolase, translating into MEKIILKTEDGMHLAAHVFIPENTNHKVLLINSATGVKQQIYFSFAHFFAEQGFTVITYDYAGIGLSKPLKMKNFKASMRTWGTKDFKTLTDYIQENFPTYRKYCLGHSVGALILGMNRDAKIFDEFVFVGTQNAFVGNLRWQTKAEALLGFGVAQPLFTELLGYFPANWFGLGESLPKNCAYDWRTLILNRKSTNGLLEKIDDYSKGLYQKVLVIRAEDDVWLTEKGVRSLLEDTYRNLNPTYRLVKVSESEKGEIGHINFFRSYNKKLWEIILKELKNE; encoded by the coding sequence ATGGAAAAAATTATTCTTAAAACTGAAGACGGAATGCATCTGGCAGCTCACGTTTTTATTCCTGAAAATACTAATCATAAAGTTTTGCTGATTAATTCTGCAACAGGAGTAAAACAGCAGATCTATTTTTCATTTGCTCACTTTTTCGCAGAACAGGGTTTTACGGTTATTACTTATGATTATGCGGGAATTGGCCTTTCAAAGCCTTTAAAGATGAAGAATTTTAAAGCTTCCATGAGAACTTGGGGAACAAAGGATTTTAAAACACTTACCGATTATATACAGGAAAATTTCCCGACCTATAGAAAGTATTGTTTAGGACATTCTGTCGGTGCATTGATTTTAGGAATGAACCGGGATGCTAAAATATTTGATGAATTTGTCTTTGTGGGTACTCAGAATGCTTTTGTAGGGAATCTAAGATGGCAGACAAAGGCAGAGGCTCTTTTGGGATTTGGAGTGGCACAGCCTTTATTTACGGAGCTTTTAGGATATTTCCCTGCAAATTGGTTTGGGTTGGGAGAAAGTCTTCCAAAAAATTGCGCTTATGACTGGAGAACCTTAATTTTGAACAGGAAATCTACCAACGGTCTGTTGGAAAAAATAGATGATTATTCTAAGGGATTATATCAAAAAGTATTGGTGATCCGGGCGGAGGATGATGTGTGGCTTACAGAAAAAGGAGTAAGGAGCTTATTGGAGGATACTTACCGGAATCTTAATCCGACTTACAGATTGGTAAAGGTTTCTGAATCCGAAAAAGGGGAAATAGGACATATTAATTTTTTCAGGAGTTATAATAAAAAACTCTGGGAAATTATTTTAAAAGAATTGAAAAATGAATAA